The stretch of DNA ACATTACTTGGTTGGTTTGGGACGGCAAGCTCTGTTTGTACTTTAATTGCAATTTCTTTAACTACTTGGATTTCCACAAAGCTTGGAAAGCGCAAGACATTTTTACTTGCCATGTGCCTTGCTATTGTCGGTTACGCTTTAAAATGGGTAGGATATAATCCTCAGCATCCCTATTTACTGATGATTGCTGTTCCATTTCTGGCATTCCATTTGGGGGCGCTCTTTACCATGGTTCCGTCCATGGTCGCTGATGTATGTGATTTAGACGAGTTGAACTGCGGGACTCGTAGAGAAGGGATGTTCAGCGGTATTTACTGGTGGATACAAAAGCTCGGGCAGGCAGGTGCATCTGTTCTTGCAGGAATCTTGCTTAATGTGACTGGTTTTAATATAGTATTAGCCGCAAATCAGACTCCGAAGGCTTTGTTGTATATGCGGCTTTGCGATATTGGTATCCCGATAGTAACTACTTTAATTGCTATTTTTATTATTATGACTTTTGATATTTCAGAATCCAGGGCTTATGAGATTCGTGCGCAAGTAGAGAGGCGAAGAGGGGAAAGAAGAAGCCAGGAGAAGCAGGTAGAAGCAGACAGGCGTAAAGGCGATAGAAGGGAATAGGATGATGATGCAGGTTTCAGGTTTCAAGTCACAAGTTTCAAGTCACAAGCCACAAGGAAAAGACAAAAAATTGTTTTTGCTTTTACTTGTGCTCTTGTGCTCTTGTGCTCTTGTGCCTTATGCATTTGCTCAAGAGAAGCCCTCTTCTACAGAATTAATTAATAAAGCTTGGGAAGCGCATGGCAATGGTGATATTGAGGCAACCTTTAAATATACACAGGAGTGCATTGATCTTTATAAGGCAGAAGCGGATAAAATGCAGGCCGGTTTAAAAGAGTTTCCCCGCGGCAGAAAAGATATTGAGGCTGTTGGGCCGTTAAATGATGTGGCAACCGCATATTTTATTCAGGCAGAGTCTTTTCGCAAGCAAGGCAAGAATGAAGATGCTATTAAAACTTTTAAATTGATTATCGGAAAATATCCTTATGCTCAGGCTTGGGATCAGCGTGGTTGGTTTTGGATAGTAGCAAAAACTTCCAAAGAAAGCTTAGCGCAGTTTGAAGGAGAAAAGGTTAAGCCGCAGGAGTTGCCAAAACCTAAAGTAAGCCAGCTTGCGACAAAAGTTATTTTGTATGATTCAGGCAAAGAAGAGATTGTTGATTATGAGAAATACGGAGAGTTCCAAAATGTCGGCACAAAAGATTATAAATATGTGATTAAAGATCAGGAAGGTTTGAGTAGCGCTGTCGGAGAAGGGATCTACCCGAATACGACGTCTATACGCTGGGATCCGGAATATAAAAAAGCTTTGAAGGAAAAACGGCTTGAAGGCAGCCATTGGGATTTTCTGCAGTCTCCTGATTTAGAGGCAGCGTTTTTAAAATGGGCTACTGCTTCTGAGCCTCAGGGAGTTAAACTTTTTTATACAGGGCTCGTTTTGGAAAAGGCAGGGTTAATTGAAGAAGCGATTAAATGTTATTATGCAATAGTGGTAAATTTTCCGGGCACTTACGGCTGGACTTATTGGCATACTCCTTGGTATATAGGGCAAGCTGCTATTGCAAAGATAGACTTTCTTTTGCGCAAGAATCCCGGTATCGGTTATCGTTTGATTGATGCTAATATAAGGATAATAAACGGCTACGATATGGATGTCGCCAATGATATCGTGGTTA from Candidatus Omnitrophota bacterium encodes:
- a CDS encoding MFS transporter; the encoded protein is TLLGWFGTASSVCTLIAISLTTWISTKLGKRKTFLLAMCLAIVGYALKWVGYNPQHPYLLMIAVPFLAFHLGALFTMVPSMVADVCDLDELNCGTRREGMFSGIYWWIQKLGQAGASVLAGILLNVTGFNIVLAANQTPKALLYMRLCDIGIPIVTTLIAIFIIMTFDISESRAYEIRAQVERRRGERRSQEKQVEADRRKGDRRE